The Streptomyces sp. NBC_00775 genome includes the window GTGCAGCTGTGGGACTGCAACGGCGGCGCCAACCAGCAGTGGACGAACACCTCGGCCGGTGAGCTGCGGGTCTACGGCGGCGACTGCCTGGATGCCGCGGGCCAGGGCACCAGCCCCGGTACCAAGGTGGACATCTGGACCTGCAACGGCGGCGGCAACCAGAAGTGGAAGATCAACGCCGACGGCACGATCACCGGTGTCCAGTCCGGCCTGTGCCTGGACGCCACCGACTCGGCAACGGCCAACGGCACCTTGCTGGAGCTGTGGACCTGCACAGGCGGCAGCAATCAGAAGTGGACGCGCGACTGAACCGGTGACCGGCCGACGAACGCCGACTCCCGCATCACCTCCGTCGATTCCCCCGAGAGGCCCCCACATGTCCTCCTCTTCCCTGCCGCTCAGCCGGCGCCGACTGCTGTCGGCGGCCGGCGCGGCGACGGCCTTCGGCCTGCTGCGGTTCGCCCCCGAGGCCGCCGCGACCGACGGCCCCGGAAGTTACACCGCGAGCTGGTCCTCCGTGGACCAGCACCCCCCGGCCCCGGCTTGGTTCCAGGACGCCAAGTTCGGCATCTACTACCACTGGGGTGTCTTCAGCGTTCCCGCGTTCGGGAACGAGTGGTATCCGCGCAACATGTACATCGGCGGCTCGAACGAGAACCAGCACCACATCGCCACCTACGGCGACCCCTCGGTATGGCCGTACAGCAACTTCATCGACGGTGCCCGCGACAAGGCCGGCAACTACGTGCAGTTCGCCCCCAAACTGGCCTCCCAGGGCGGCAGTTGGGTCCCGAACGCCTGGGCGCAGATGTTCAGGGCCGCGGGCGCGAAGTTCGCCGGCCCGGTCGCCGAGCACCACGACGGCTTCTCCATGTGGAACAGCCGCTCCAGCCCGTGGAACTCGGTCCAGCACGGCCCCCGACTCGACCTCCTGGGGCTGCACGCGCAGGCCATCCGTGGGCAGGGGCTGAAGTTCATGGCCTCCCTGCACCACGCCTACCACTTCAACGGCTTCTACGACCACGTGCCGAACCAGTCGGACCCGGCGCTGCGCGTCCTCTTCGGCCAGCAGGGCTCGGCCGCGGAGAACAAGCTCTGGTACGACAAGCTGGCCGAGGTCATCGACGGCTACCAGCCCGACCTGGTCTGGCAGGACTTCGACCTGGGCCTGGTGCAGGAGTCCTACCGGCTCCAGTTCCTCGCGCACTACTACAACCAGGCGGTCGCGTGGAACAAGGACGTGGTCGCGACCTACAAGGACGGCCTCGACAACAAGGGCGAGGTCTACGACTTCGAGCGCGGCGGACCGGCAGGGCTGCTCACCCCCTACTGGCTGACCGACGACAGCATCTCCTCCTCCAGTTGGTGCTACACGGTGGGCATCGGCTACTACTCGACGCAGGCACTGCTGCACTCGCTGCTCGACCGGGTCAGCAAGGGCGGCAGCATGCTGCTGAACATCGCTCCGATGGCCGACGGCACCATCCCCTCCGGCCAGCAGTCGATCCTGCTCGCCATGGGCGACTGGCTCGGCCGCTTCGGAGAGGCGGTCTACGCCACCCGCTCCTGGGCCAGTTACGGCGAGGGCCCCACCCAGATGGGCGGAGGCTCGTTCAGCGGCCCGGTGGCCGGCACACCGAAGGACATCCGGTTCACTCGCAGTCGGGACAACAAGGTCCTGTACGCCACCGCGCTGGGCTGGCAGGGCGGAACCATGACCATCACGACGCTGAACGCGAACCAGATCAACCTCAGCAGCCTGACCGGCGCGCAACTGCTGAACAACACGGCCGGCACCTACATCAACCTGCCCGCACCGGCCCAGGATGCCTCCGGCCTGCACCTCGCCATGCCGTCGTCCAACCCGCCGTTCAGCGCCCTGGCGTACACGGTCAAGCTCACCTTCTCCGGTGAGATACCCGTTCTGGGCGCGCCGGGCGGCTCCACGACCTGGGTGCAGATCGCCAACGTGACCAGCGGGCTGGTGCTCGACAGCGGGGGCAACGTGGCCTCCGGCTCCAACCTCAAGCAGTGGAACTACGACGGCAGCGCCAACCTGCAGTGGCAGCTGATCGACCTCGGCAACGGCTACTGCCGCATCATGAACCGCACCAACGGTATGGCCGCCGACAGCTGGGGCGATGCCGCCAACGGCGCTCCCGCCCGGCAGGCGGCGTGGAACGGCGGCAACAACCAGCAGTGGTCGCTCAACAGCCTTGGCAACAACCGCTACCAGATCGTCAATCGGGGCACCGGCACCGCCCTTGACGGCAGCGGCAGCACCACGGTCGGCTCGACCACGGTGATGTGGACGCCGAATTCCAGCACCAACAACGAATGGACCATCACCGGGGTCTGAACCGCCACAGCGAACGGCGCTTGGAACGGCATCACCGAATCGGTTCGACCACTGTCGTGTCACCGCCGCACACAGCACCCGTACCCGGGCGACCGACGACGCTCTCTGCCCATCCCCCGACTACGGAAGAAGGCGCGTATGAAACGCACACCGCTCTTAATGTCCATCATGACCGCGGTACTTCTCGTCCTGGCAGCTGCGGGCACCTCGTTCAGCAGCGGCCGTGGCGCGCCCGCGTCGGCCACGACCGCCGACGCCGTCCAGGCCGCCGCCGGCTGCGGCAAGGCCCCCACGCTGACGAGCGGCACACACACGATTCAGAGCGGCGGCCAGACACGCAGTTACATACTGCGGGTTCCTGCCGGCTATGACAGCAACCACCCCTACCGGCTGATCTTCGGTTTCCACTGGCGGGGCGGTACGGCCAACGACGTCGACTCGGGCGGAACGGACGGGTACAACTGGTCCTACTACGGCCTGCGGCGCCTGGCCGACAACGCGAACAACAGCACGATCTTCGTCGCCCCCCAGGGCATCGGCAACGGCTGGGCCAACTCCGGCGGCCAGGATGTGGCCTTCGTCGACGCCATGGTCAGCCAGATCGAAGCAGGTCTGTGCGTCGACACGACGCAGTTGTTCTCCGCCGGCTTCAGCTACGGCGGCGCCATGTCGTACGCCCTCGCCTGCTCCCGGGCGACGGTCTTCCGCGCGGTCGCGGTCTACTCCGGCGCGAACCTCAGCGGGTGTAACGGCGGCACTCAGCCCATCGCCTACATGGGTCTGCACGGCATCAGGGACAACGTGCTGCCCATCTCGTCGGGACGAGAACTGCGCGACACCTTCGTCCGGGCGAACGGCTGCACTCCGCAGAACGCGCCCGAGCCGGCCTACGGAAGCCTGACGCACATCATCACCACCTACTCCGGATGCAGGTCCGGATACCCCGTCGTCTGGGCCGCGTTCGACGGAGCGGGCCACGACCCCGGCCCCATAGACGGCTCAACCGGTGACGGCTGGCGCACCTGGACGTCGGCAGCGGTGTGGCAGTTCTTCACACAGTTCGGCTCGAACCCGCCACCGTCCACCGGCAATCAGGAGATCATCGGCCAGCAGTCGGGGCGCTGCCTCGACATCAACAACTCCACCACGGCCAACGGCACGCAGGCACAACTGTGGGACTGCAACGGCGGCTCCAACCAACGGTGGACCCACACCGCCGGAAAGCAGCTGGTTGTCTACGGCAGCAAGTGCCTGGGTGCCTCCGGCCAGGGCAGCGGCACCCCGGCGGCGATCTGGGACTGCAGCGGGCAGGCAGACCAGCAATGGAACATCAACTCCGACGGCACGATCACAGCAGTGCAGTCGGGCCTCTGCCTGGACGCCAACGGCCAGGGAACCGCCAACGGGACGAAAGTCCAGCTGTGGAGTTGCACAGGCGGTGCGAACCAGCACTGGCGCCTGGCGAACTGACACACCGGGGCGCGGCCCTCGAACACGGAGCGCATGGCGGCGACGTACCGGCCGAACGTCGCCGTGCGCTTCCCGCTGTCCCGCATCGCGCGCGTCAGGTCCCCGTTCGGGAAGAACGACGCACGCAGGGCGTGGGACATCTCCAGTTGGACGCCGGCGGCGATGCTCGTGCGGTTGGCGACGTTGACGGGGTCATTGCCGCTGATCTCCTGCGCCGCGTCGATGACCAGGAACCCGGCCCGTGTCAGGGCGGAGCGGAGACGGTCGGCGGTCGCGGTGTCGAGGCCGCCGAGGGAGGTTTCGGGTACGCCCGCCGTGCCGGTGTAGCCGTGGAAGGACAGGCAGCGCAGCGACGAGGTGACGATGGCTTGGCAGGTCGGTTCGTCGAAGTTGGTCGACGTCACGTGCAAGGACGTGTTGCCCGTGGACTTGATGCCGGCGAATTCGTAGTGCGCCATCAGACCCGCGCCGACCGCGCGGGCGACCTCCCCGGAACCCGGTTCGATGCCGCCCCCGTGGATGGCGATGCTGGACCACGTCGCGTCGGCCACCGGCACCGAGCGGCGTACGTAGGACACGCCCTCGGTCTCGTGCGCGGCGAGGTCGGAGTACGAGGCGTACAGGTCCGCCACGCTCACACCCCCTTCACGCTGTAGTCCGCTGTGCTGCAATCTCTCCTAGCCGGCACGTTCGGCGGTCCAGGTGATGTGCGGGGGCTGGACTCGTGCGCAAAGAGGCCCGCCCTGCGCGTCGGTCAGGCCGAGGCGTCCGACGAGCAGTCCGTCGCGTGCGGCGGAGGCGAGTACGTCTTCGGGGATGACGTCGAGCATCAGCTTGGCGCGGCGGAACATCGTGAAGGTGCCCGACTCGTCGACCGTGCCCCACGAAAGGTAGATGAACCGCCGACCCAGACGGTCCTGCACGTAGGGGCCTTTGACCTCGGTTCCGGTCGGCGAGACGCGCGTGGTGCACTCCAGGGTCCAGGTCGCGGACGGTGCGTCACCGTGCTGGGGCGCGAGGAGTTCGGCCGGACGGTCGCGGCGTTGCACCGCGACGTGGATGTTGCCGTACTCAGGGACATTGCCGTCGACAGGGGCCGGGCAGGTGAGGCCGGGCAGGTCGACGGCGTCGATGCGGATGCGCATGCCTGCCATCATCCCGCCAACGTCCGCGCCGAGGGCAACCGACCTCAAAGGGGGGTGGGCCCGGGCCGCGGTGACCGGCAGCGGAGCATCGCACTGATGCCTCGCTGCCGGCGGTCAGCGTCAGGACAAGAAGCTCCCGGAGGGGCCGTTGAGGATCTGGTTCTTCTGGCTCTGGTGGAAGTGGGTGTTCGGGTAGTCGTAGAAGGATGCGGACATCGATGTGCCGTCGGTCGAGGCCGAGTCCGGCAGGCCGAAGGCGTGGCCGAGTTCGTGCACCATCCCGCCGTACCAGCGGTTCATCGACTGTCCGCTGGTGCCCGCGGCGCCGTCGGCGTCGTGCCCGCTCAGCACGACCCATCCGGGGCTGGCGCCCCCGCCCGCGCCTTCTCCCTCGGCACTGATCTCGCCCACGTTGAGCCACCGGCTGTCGGGGTTGTTCAGGCGAACTTTCTGGCGAGTTCGTTCTGCATGTTCGTGACGGCCCACCAGTAACGGTCACCGCCGTTGGGCGTGTTCTCGTACCAGCTGCGCGGCTGGTCACCGCCCACGACCTCGACCACGGGGTTGTTCAGCGTGAAGGTCTTGCCGAGCTCCTGCTTGTAGTAGCGCTGCGCCTCCCGCATCACGTCGGCGATGCCGTCGGGGTATCGCTGGTCGAACGGAACGTCGGAGGGCTTCAGCCAGAACACCCGGACGGTCTTCGTCGGGGGAGTGGTCGAGCCGCCGTCGCTGCCGGTGAAGCCGGGCAGCCGCCACGCCCGTGATGTCGCGTTGCTGCAGGGCAGTTGAACGAGACCGGTGTTGCCGGCCGAGGAGTCCCCTGACGGGGCGACGCATTTGCCGGAGTGGACCGCGTGAAGGTTGAAGACGTTATTCGTTCCGTTGATCGTCACCGATACCAGACGGAACTTCTGGTCGGCCCCGGTGCCGCAGGTCCGCTGAACGATCGTGGCGTTGTCGGCGCTGGATGCTCCGTTGACGTCCACGCATTTTCCGCTGGTCGACGTGCCGATGCCGTATTGGTCGGTGGTTCCGCCGACCGGGGTGAAGATGATGGTCTGGTTGCCGCCGCCATGGCAGGCCCATTGGATGAGCTGGATGCCGTCGGCGGTGGAACTGCCCGGCAAACCAAGGCAGTTGCCGCCGTTCTGGTTGACCGCGGTGGAGGCGAACGCCGTCGCGGCGTGAGCGGGAGGCGCCGTCGCGACGGTGCCCAGGACCGAACCGATCGGGCGCGCTGCGGCGGATCCTCCTCCCGGCGGTGCGACCCGGACTGATCACCGTCGGTCTCTTCGCGTTCCTCGCGGCCTGGAACGACTTCATCGCACCGCTGATCCTCATCTCCGACAGCGCGAAGGCGCCGCTGCCCCTGGCCGTCGCGAACCTGCGGCAGCAGAGCATGGGCGCCGTCGACTACGGCGCCACCGAGGCGGGCGAACCGGACGGCTACCTGAACACCGCCTTCGGCCACCCCGGACAGCAGCCCAGCAGCATGACCGCGGACGGAGAGGTGCGGTCCAGCACCGCATCATCCCCGGCGTCCTCTGGTCGTCGGCCTCCCATGCGGACGGCTTCCACGTCGCCGTCATCGACGCGCCCGGTCGCCCAGACCGAGGCCCGCGACCGGCTGGAAGCCGCACTTCACAACAAGGCCGACGGCCGGATCCGTCCGGTGGCCTGATCCAGCCGTCTCACGACAGAGACCTAAGAGGGCGGTAAGTCCGTTTCTGGTGGCGGCCTCGTCCGAGTTGGGTGAGGGCTCGGGTCGACCCCGGTCTGTGCGAGTTTCGCGATGATCTTCCGGGTCGTGGCGAGTTCCGTCAGATGTGCCTCGGTCTCGGCCAGAGTGGCGGTCAAGTGCTCGATCTGGTCGCGCAGGGCCGTCCCGGCGGCGTCGTCATGGGCTGATGCGCCCATGGCGACGCCGCCGGCGATCAACCCCAGGACGTCGACGGCGAGTCCGCGCTTGCGGCCCGGCGTCCTTTTGTTCGCGTCCCGTCCCGTCGTGGTCTTCGGAACCCCCGCGGGCGCGCGCACGGACTGGGTGTCGATGACCACGTCGGGACGGGTCCTCTCATCGGCGGGCCTTCTCCCTCACCTGGCAGCGCAGGAGTCGCGTTCACGACCTCCCGGAGATCGCAGGTCCCGGGGTCGCCGATCGTCGAACGAGCGATCCGAACCGAGAGAGAAGGAACTTGACGCCCTCTCAGAGGTCCTCCAGCAGCAGGCCGACGCGCGCCACGCCGTCGCATGGAGCGGTCAGAGCTGGTTGATCGGGCGCATCGCCAGGCCCTCGGTGCCCGCCCATCCGTTCACGCGCGCAGCGTCGTCGTAGGAGACGGAGTCGAGACCGTCAGGCAGGTCGAAAAGGAGAGTGCCGCTGAGTTCGGTCCCCTCACCGGCGACCAGGGTGGCGGTGAACCGGTCGGCCTGGTCGTATTCCGCCTCGCCGCCCTCGTCGTTGCCGAAGATGTACAGGCCGGCGTACGCCTTGCCGCCTCCTTCGACGACGAGGGGCTCGGTGTCCGGCTCTTCGAGCGACTTGACGATCGGGGCGTTGTTACCGGCCCCGAGCCGTACCTGGGGTGCCTTGTTGAGGACGCACGGTGTCTTGTTGCCGTTGGTGACCGTCAGCAGGAAGTGGCGAGGGGTTTCCCCGGACGAATCCTGAAGCTCGACCCCGGTGCGAAGGTCGGTGACCTTGCAGTCCTGGAATGT containing:
- a CDS encoding alpha-L-fucosidase; protein product: MSSSSLPLSRRRLLSAAGAATAFGLLRFAPEAAATDGPGSYTASWSSVDQHPPAPAWFQDAKFGIYYHWGVFSVPAFGNEWYPRNMYIGGSNENQHHIATYGDPSVWPYSNFIDGARDKAGNYVQFAPKLASQGGSWVPNAWAQMFRAAGAKFAGPVAEHHDGFSMWNSRSSPWNSVQHGPRLDLLGLHAQAIRGQGLKFMASLHHAYHFNGFYDHVPNQSDPALRVLFGQQGSAAENKLWYDKLAEVIDGYQPDLVWQDFDLGLVQESYRLQFLAHYYNQAVAWNKDVVATYKDGLDNKGEVYDFERGGPAGLLTPYWLTDDSISSSSWCYTVGIGYYSTQALLHSLLDRVSKGGSMLLNIAPMADGTIPSGQQSILLAMGDWLGRFGEAVYATRSWASYGEGPTQMGGGSFSGPVAGTPKDIRFTRSRDNKVLYATALGWQGGTMTITTLNANQINLSSLTGAQLLNNTAGTYINLPAPAQDASGLHLAMPSSNPPFSALAYTVKLTFSGEIPVLGAPGGSTTWVQIANVTSGLVLDSGGNVASGSNLKQWNYDGSANLQWQLIDLGNGYCRIMNRTNGMAADSWGDAANGAPARQAAWNGGNNQQWSLNSLGNNRYQIVNRGTGTALDGSGSTTVGSTTVMWTPNSSTNNEWTITGV
- a CDS encoding ricin-type beta-trefoil lectin domain protein, whose product is MSIMTAVLLVLAAAGTSFSSGRGAPASATTADAVQAAAGCGKAPTLTSGTHTIQSGGQTRSYILRVPAGYDSNHPYRLIFGFHWRGGTANDVDSGGTDGYNWSYYGLRRLADNANNSTIFVAPQGIGNGWANSGGQDVAFVDAMVSQIEAGLCVDTTQLFSAGFSYGGAMSYALACSRATVFRAVAVYSGANLSGCNGGTQPIAYMGLHGIRDNVLPISSGRELRDTFVRANGCTPQNAPEPAYGSLTHIITTYSGCRSGYPVVWAAFDGAGHDPGPIDGSTGDGWRTWTSAAVWQFFTQFGSNPPPSTGNQEIIGQQSGRCLDINNSTTANGTQAQLWDCNGGSNQRWTHTAGKQLVVYGSKCLGASGQGSGTPAAIWDCSGQADQQWNINSDGTITAVQSGLCLDANGQGTANGTKVQLWSCTGGANQHWRLAN
- a CDS encoding DUF5990 family protein; its protein translation is MRIRIDAVDLPGLTCPAPVDGNVPEYGNIHVAVQRRDRPAELLAPQHGDAPSATWTLECTTRVSPTGTEVKGPYVQDRLGRRFIYLSWGTVDESGTFTMFRRAKLMLDVIPEDVLASAARDGLLVGRLGLTDAQGGPLCARVQPPHITWTAERAG
- a CDS encoding RICIN domain-containing protein, translated to MGSVLGTVATAPPAHAATAFASTAVNQNGGNCLGLPGSSTADGIQLIQWACHGGGNQTIIFTPVGGTTDQYGIGTSTSGKCVDVNGASSADNATIVQRTCGTGADQKFRLVSVTINGTNNVFNLHAVHSGKCVAPSGDSSAGNTGLVQLPCSNATSRAWRLPGFTGSDGGSTTPPTKTVRVFWLKPSDVPFDQRYPDGIADVMREAQRYYKQELGKTFTLNNPVVEVVGGDQPRSWYENTPNGGDRYWWAVTNMQNELARKFA
- a CDS encoding DUF4232 domain-containing protein; protein product: MNEKPDRAGSGRKGLHGTLLGAAVVAVLLGVTACQPSEGDGKAAAPSNSASTGGNKSTASSGDTGTGTASSSAADEQTGDSGETGGGNGTTFQDCKVTDLRTGVELQDSSGETPRHFLLTVTNGNKTPCVLNKAPQVRLGAGNNAPIVKSLEEPDTEPLVVEGGGKAYAGLYIFGNDEGGEAEYDQADRFTATLVAGEGTELSGTLLFDLPDGLDSVSYDDAARVNGWAGTEGLAMRPINQL